Proteins encoded in a region of the Sugiyamaella lignohabitans strain CBS 10342 chromosome B, complete sequence genome:
- the CSF1 gene encoding Csf1p (Protein required for fermentation at low temperature; plays a role in the maturation of secretory proteins; the authentic, non-tagged protein is detected in highly purified mitochondria in high-throughput studies; GO_component: GO:0016021 - integral component of membrane [Evidence IEA]; GO_component: GO:0016020 - membrane [Evidence IEA,IEA]; GO_component: GO:0005739 - mitochondrion [Evidence IDA] [PMID 14576278]; GO_component: GO:0005739 - mitochondrion [Evidence IDA] [PMID 16823961]; GO_function: GO:0003674 - molecular_function [Evidence ND]; GO_process: GO:0006113 - fermentation [Evidence IMP] [PMID 10781556]; GO_process: GO:0051604 - protein maturation [Evidence IMP] [PMID 19433630]), which produces MNGSPFKGFYATKADPTVLLDYAHIDRDDETSILFVDGLVAHGHRMFGLPPTEPTYFCKWDFDIGDVLIAAPLEVAEAFGRIGRCLVYSYEDMENSLLIPEPPLYDVTFVSAKISKVKAQFSSEKYILELVTSAIDFRFNDLANERYSERVTLEIPSICTSILDRFPYANKAHSIKATFRTSLIVSNFGQKRNMELCREYQQDHIRLHDAPFHRCAFVLDSKRRKSPEYSVAGVRAGPVPSIPILGVPPPITRDTMPILDPNLGSGDLHRHNLGSDEAASSSASTASRFNESLSNSSTDISLSLSDDDESVRYRPGPGNHGHGLTRRPPYAVDTQKDVANNPFLPARGWKLLEKISADLLTDDDFNLQPTSNYNKGEVASPMSVLDPSTKYENLVIQFGSVEGDVSPFALGAINEIIESMGKEDMETSMDTLQIEFFKRLHMRHVTVLNPEVTNIRLIVPNISIKYGDLEIREESRNVLNLENHIYFDFHGLNLVVRLREQSSVDQMLQAQHSPIKHTVYLNLDNSTIGVRKGGETASNIFEGARENSPVVLQIDRTEFWWHEDQETTGSLRIKAVDSFVMSEQVRWVAEFLDNNIEELKRINVSSTNESNRPKIKKQQQDHNRTAYVLYQLAKAGESFNIQRDPSVLTRPAYIIQSPMHIRASTSWKIIMRLRHILRTVPSEWREYHTEFLLNGSFETPPDIKEQTINIFARWRNWEMTNISSSYVFGYVFMETSLKERLMSVATSTSLDIESIGLRLQYSESEDYLCFDYLKLLFNWSGKQYNEGPDSISPHDSVEEDNNRLLDFESVLSCLHIRSRYSYHLLEVYDSVSDMIFKKNPQEVVKTESTESTAAVESQAKNTPGVLFPMVAMRTSFLLDQLSSVFILPSAELDLQGHQLKLTAFFEQLDPANRIDAAVNVITNCSSFAIALNKRTPLYGTKLSQEKMLQILVNSSVLTYTSYGPMTTCSKYIAARSTEFNVSMEKDLDQQLDFASQLLRHDWRCLREHVKACQNSSEAPIPKKTDPALQYSGNLYIQLNAVHTKLTLRLLPSLSTIYQAENAFIKANHSEKEDFGVAELSIEEQLFRAGSNLADLEAGFELFAFKMSPAVVLIRKEELKGMKDHSLEVLGSVSELSFNTESVAQLLKLAQSGIWQDEAKALETHINNFKKEVCAVTMLGEPPATETVASQKSVKSLKPPLIRLSMTFGKTSMLIPAYGYNAVMEVDGFGIQASSFIRFEDGFAEGFVTRTPLFITTSMDEFKVLIYRKSSEQEKFVFIRLQTAMQLRLSQDGGKKIKHLLSLKSNFTRISFTPVIIQALVEVVSSFSEDMSKYSVHEKGANPATSEIGEPKISDELGRGFVDKFCRNCTASMLVNDVSVAWLFEDRGPTRFTSHPGLLFGYEVLDIQVVSFASHMVLKNVYLAPASERQIFLTKPVTSRTANSALLPNVELRAEFEHEVSLQLAGESLKLTLLPNCVVLVSMFLDSISAAQALIEQSALSADISTVPETPAPVKPLRFPFSWRLNLKFDGAVIELWDEGEFFDTGKVSKPTVKKNSMYSEEGDTTGPEDEDDFRIPSLSLQTPALKAIFEYNSEGNKGSKDRFGCEISITPTSNVIYSRVVPVVVSMTRLVKEVVRANHQFNTARKREKNLLVNKTVRKHSAAGNGPTTEDVELLFSAIDANIMIRFESQELTFSCLPTAKVSATVSVDRWFIGVHSGEVAKQGRIVTAAFSIQNFKASLQHQYSRDVSGYIALEDAMIMLTKGKENTPLESIRVAGKISSIIFDLNMKQMQDLEVFQNIWMPSGTLNTQQVREPRMEIASDPDYGMVMKFRRANTTVAIPWSIDFTIIRIQGYIDMGQSIGKFDCKLDRFWISLQKSLDWEQHLSSGIDLIFLQSHGRLDTTVSLEKPHLRTAIKWDKEVESFTVPLVQAVAGFSAFEVKISLEYHVFAMVYINSVHFAMSNQRDHNKILGDRLIAVGELGTVNFFFTALAASYFVDVVYTFKRLRKASHASYEAILNDSSDKQQTHTNTPKTKRHDRKKLDDEALSNLFSKLRTMFDLRINSLNLYIYPGSFTDSTLFTASLNAAHARFIQEQKDGTLESDLRLNMKSVLVALATSKAAPDLDIGLITVPEFVSFAGQSVRGSTIIFVPVFHVSMRSWQKFGQPVVEYTFTSSIGGRVDIGWNLGSVTFIREMWENHARALAQRQKTYSMTISDSKVIATGADLDKNLKEVELNPVFKYIAREPPDIATPQLRQMGEATPPLEWLGLHRQKFPGLTHQFVIVGLQSLVHNIGKYFVHYEIALLELNEN; this is translated from the coding sequence ATGAACGGATCTCCTTTCAAAGGGTTTTATGCTACCAAAGCCGATCCAACTGTGCTGCTAGACTATGCTCATATCGATAGAGACGACGAGACCAGTATTCTATTCGTTGATGGGCTGGTTGCCCATGGCCATCGTATGTTTGGCTTACCTCCAACAGAACCCACGTATTTCTGCAAGTGGGATTTTGATATAGGAGATGTTCTCATTGCTGCTCCTTTAGAGGTAGCAGAAGCTTTTGGAAGAATTGGCAGATGTCTAGTTTACTCGTACGAAGACATGGAAAACTCACTATTAATTCCTGAACCACCTCTATATGACGTTACCTTTGTATCAGCTAAGATCTCTAAAGTCAAGGCTCAGTTTTCATCTGAAAAGTACATACTTGAGCTTGTCACCAGTGCTATCGACTTTAGGTTTAATGATCTTGCCAATGAGAGGTATTCTGAGAGGGTCACTTTAGAAATCCCATCTATTTGTACCTCTATTTTGGACCGATTCCCATATGCCAACAAAGCACATTCTATCAAAGCGACATTCAGAACTTCGCTAATTGTGAGTAACTTCGGTCAAAAGAGAAACATGGAGTTATGCAGAGAGTACCAGCAGGATCATATCAGATTACACGATGCTCCATTCCATAGGTGTGCCTTTGTATTGGATTCGAAGCGCAGAAAATCTCCTGAATACTCTGTTGCTGGTGTACGTGCTGGTCCTGTTCCAAGTATTCCAATTCTTGGTGTCCCACCACCCATCACCAGGGATACAATGCCGATTTTGGATCCCAATCTCGGTTCCGGAGACTTGCATCGTCATAATCTGGGTAGTGATGAAGCAGCGTCTTCCTCAGCTTCCACCGCCAGTCGTTTCAATGAGTCATTATCCAACTCTTCAACTGACATAAGTCTGTCACTgtcagatgatgatgaatctGTTCGGTATCGACCTGGCCCGGGAAACCATGGCCACGGACTGACTCGTCGACCGCCGTATGCTGTCGACACTCAGAAAGATGTCGCAAATAACCCATTCTTACCTGCTCGAGGCTGGAAGCTGCTCGAAAAGATATCTGCTGACCTTTtgactgatgatgattttaaTTTACAGCCAACTTCCAATTACAACAAAGGAGAGGTCGCGTCACCTATGTCTGTACTTGATCCCTCGACAAAATACGAAAACTTGGTTATACAATTCGGTTCTGTCGAAGGTGATGTGAGCCCTTTTGCATTGGGTGCCATAAACGAAATAATAGAATCAATGGGTAAAGAAGACATGGAAACTTCAATGGATACATTGCAAATAGAGTTTTTCAAGAGATTGCATATGAGACATGTCACAGTACTGAACCCCGAGGTCACCAATATTAGACTTATTGTCCCCAATATCTCAATTAAATATGGAGATTTGGAAATCAGAGAGGAAAGTCGTAATGTCCTCAATCTTGAGAACCacatttattttgattttcatgGACTAAACCTGGTGGTAAGGTTGCGGGAGCAGTCCAGTGTTGACCAAATGTTACAGGCTCAACATAGCCCTATAAAACACACTGTCTACCTCAATCTTGACAATTCCACTATTGGTGTACGAAAGGGAGGTGAGACTGCTTCTAATATATTTGAGGGTGCAAGAGAAAATAGCCCTGTAGTACTTCAGATTGATCGTACTGAGTTTTGGTGGCACGAAGACCAAGAAACGACTGGTTCCCTTCGTATAAAAGCGGTCGACTCATTTGTTATGAGCGAGCAGGTACGATGGGTCGCCGAGTTTTTGGATAATAATATCGAAGAACTGAAGAGGATCAATGTCTCATCCACTAATGAAAGTAACCGACCAAAAATTaagaagcagcaacaggATCATAACCGCACAGCCTATGTGCTGTATCAGTTGGCAAAGGCTGGTGAGTCTTTCAATATCCAGCGAGACCCATCGGTACTTACTCGACCAGCTTATATTATTCAATCACCTATGCACATTCGTGCCAGTACTAGTTGGAAAATTATAATGCGACTCCGTCATATTCTGCGTACCGTGCCCAGTGAGTGGCGTGAATACCATACTGagtttcttttgaatgGTTCGTTTGAAACCCCACCAGACATTAAAGAACAAactattaatatttttgccCGGTGGAGAAACTGGGAAATGACCAATATATCGAGCAGTTACGTGTTTGGCTATGTTTTTATGGAGACTTCGTTGAAGGAGAGATTGATGTCTGTTGCGACTAGTACTTCTTTGGATATCGAAAGTATCGGCTTACGACTACAGTATTCGGAGTCTGAGGATTATCTCTGTTTTGACTATTTGAAGCTGCTTTTTAACTGGTCCGGTAAGCAGTATAACGAGGGCCCCGATTCTATATCTCCTCATGActcagttgaagaagataataACAGACTGTTGGATTTCGAGTCCGTTTTGAGCTGTTTGCATATAAGGAGTCGATATAGTTATCATCTCCTCGAGGTGTATGACAGTGTGTCTGATATGATATTCAAGAAAAATCCCCAAGAAGTTGTCAAAACTGAATCGACTGAATCGAcagcagctgttgaaaGCCAAGCGAAGAATACTCCTGGTGTATTATTCCCAATGGTTGCTATGCGTACAAGTTTTCTTTTGGACCAGTTATCATCGGTCTTCATTTTACCATCAGCAGAACTTGATCTACAAGGCCATCAACTAAAACTAACTGCCTTCTTTGAACAGCTTGATCCGGCGAACCGAATTGATGCAGCAGTTAATGTCATTACGAATTGTTCAAGTTTCGCAATAGCTCTAAACAAGAGAACCCCTTTATATGGTACAAAGCTTTCACAAGAAAAGATGTTACAGATACTGGTAAACTCATCTGTTTTAACATATACTAGTTATGGGCCAATGACAACATGCTCGAAATATATTGCGGCTCGTTCAACTGAATTCAATGTTTCAATGGAAAAAGATTTGGATCAGCAATTGGATTTTGCTTCCCAGTTACTGAGACATGACTGGAGATGTCTCCGCGAGCACGTCAAGGCTTGTCAGAACAGTTCAGAAGCTCCTATTCCGAAAAAGACAGATCCTGCCTTGCAGTATTCAGGAAATCTATACATCCAGCTTAATGCTGTCCACACAAAGCTAACATTGAGGCTTCTACCGTCCCTGTCAACAATATACCAGGCCGAAAATGCGTTTATTAAAGCGAATCACTCCGAAAAAGAGGATTTTGGAGTTGCTGAATTAAGTATTGAGGAACAGTTGTTTAGAGCCGGTAGTAACCTTGCTGACTTAGAGGCTGGTTTTGAATTGTTCGCATTCAAGATGAGTCCAGCTGTAGTATTGATACGCAAGGAAGAGCTAAAAGGAATGAAAGATCACTCTTTGGAAGTCCTAGGATCTGTTTCTGAATTGAGCTTCAACACAGAGTCTGTAGCGCAGTTGCTGAAACTGGCTCAGAGTGGAATTTGGCAAGATGAAGCGAAGGCTCTCGAAACTCATAtcaacaatttcaagaaaGAGGTTTGTGCTGTTACTATGTTAGGTGAGCCTCCTGCTACTGAAACTGTAGCATCCCAGAAATCTGTCAAATCATTGAAGCCACCTTTAATTAGGCTGAGTATGACTTTTGGTAAAACATCTATGCTGATTCCTGCTTACGGATACAATGCTGTCATGGAGGTGGATGGATTCGGAATCCAAGCAAGCTCGTTCATTCGGTTTGAGGACGGCTTTGCTGAAGGTTTCGTTACCAGAACCCcactatttattacaaCGTCGATGGATGAATTTAAAGTGCTTATTTATCGTAAATCAAGTGAACAAGAGAAGTTCGTATTTATACGACTGCAAACTGCCATGCAGCTCAGGCTGTCACAGGATGGTGGTAAGAAGATCAAACATTTATTAAGTCTCAAGAGCAACTTTACTCGTATTTCGTTCACTCCAGTAATAATTCAGGCATTAGTGGAAGTCGTTAGCAGCTTTTCCGAGGATATGTCCAAGTATTCAGTGCACGAGAAAGGTGCTAATCCAGCAACGTCTGAAATTGGTGAGCCTAAAATTAGCGATGAACTTGGACGTGGATTTGTGGACAAGTTTTGTCGCAATTGCACGGCCAGTATGCTTGTTAATGACGTTTCTGTTGCCTGGTTGTTTGAAGATCGGGGCCCAACAAGGTTTACCTCACACCCAGGTTTGCTTTTTGGCTATGAAGTGCTTGATATTCAGGTAGTTTCCTTTGCTTCTCATATGGTCTTGAAAAACGTCTATTTGGCGCCAGCATCTGAGAGACAAATATTCCTCACCAAGCCAGTAACCTCAAGAACAGCCAACTCAGCTCTCTTACCGAATGTTGAATTAAGGGCTGAATTTGAGCATGAGGTATCTTTACAATTAGCTGGTGAGTCTTTGAAGTTGACGTTACTTCCTAATTGCGTGGTTCTGGTATCAATGTTCTTAGATTCGATTTCTGCAGCTCAAGCCTTGATAGAACAGAGTGCACTTTCTGCGGATATCTCTACTGTGCCTGAGACTCCAGCACCTGTGAAGCCTCTAAGATTTCCTTTCTCGTGGCGTTTGAACCTCAAATTTGATGGCGCAGTAATTGAGCTTTGGGATGAAGGAGAATTTTTCGATACTGGAAAGGTTTCGAAACCTACTGTCAAAAAGAACTCGATGTACAGTGAAGAAGGTGATACGACGGGccctgaagatgaagatgatttcCGAATTCCATCTTTATCACTTCAAACCCCCGCATTGAAAGCAATATTTGAGTATAACTCAGAAGGAAACAAGGGATCGAAAGATAGGTTTGGATGCGAAATTTCCATCACACCTACATCAAATGTCATATATTCCCGAGTTGTGCCTGTAGTTGTCAGTATGACAAGACTGGTCAAGGAAGTTGTGCGGGCAAATCATCAATTTAACACGGCGAGGAAGCGTGAGAAGAACTTATTAGTCAATAAGACGGTTAGAAAGCACTCTGCAGCTGGAAACGGCCCTACTACTGAAGATGTGGAGTTGTTATTTTCGGCTATTGACGCCAATATCATGATTCGATTTGAAAGTCAAGAGCTAACTTTCAGCTGTCTTCCGACAGCAAAAGTTTCTGCAACGGTGTCGGTTGATAGGTGGTTTATCGGGGTGCATTCTGGCGAAGTGGCTAAACAGGGACGTATAGTTACGGCTGCTTTCAGCATCCAGAATTTCAAAGCTTCATTGCAACACCAATATTCAAGAGATGTCAGTGGGTACATTGCCCTAGAAGATGCTATGATCATGCTGACAAAGggaaaagaaaatacaCCCTTGGAATCTATTCGGGTAGCAGGCAAGATCAGTAGCATTATCTTTGATTTGAACATGAAACAGATGCAGGACTTGGAAGTGTtccaaaatatttggaTGCCCTCCGGAACACTCAATACTCAACAAGTAAGAGAGCCACGTATGGAGATAGCAAGCGATCCTGACTATGGTATGGTGATGAAGTTCCGTCGCGCCAACACAACTGTAGCAATTCCTTGGTCAATTGATTTCACTATTATTAGAATCCAGGGATATATCGATATGGGTCAGTCAATCGGGAAATTCGACTGTAAACTGGACAGATTCTGGATTAGTTTGCAGAAGAGCTTGGACTGGGAGCAACATTTGTCATCAGGAATTGATCTTATCTTTTTGCAGTCGCATGGTCGGTTAGATACTACGGTTTCATTAGAAAAACCGCATCTTCGTACTGCAATAAAGTGGGACAAGGAGGTAGAAAGTTTCACTGTGCCATTGGTTCAGGCTGTAGCTGGATTTAGCGCGTTTGAGGTTAAAATTTCACTCGAGTATCATGTGTTTGCAATGGTTTATATTAACTCTGTTCACTTTGCAATGTCAAATCAGCGGGATCACAACAAGATTCTCGGTGATCGACTGATTGCAGTTGGAGAGCTTGGAACAGTAAACTTTTTCTTCACGGCGTTAGCAGCATCATATTTTGTCGATGTTGTGTATACATTCAAAAGACTGAGAAAGGCTAGTCATGCATCGTATGAGGCTATTCTTAACGATTCATCTGATAAGCAACAGACACACACAAATACTCCAAAAACAAAGAGGCATGATCGAAAGAAacttgatgatgaagcCCTATCTAATCTCTTCTCCAAACTGCGAACAATGTTTGATTTGAGGATAAACTCTCTTAATCTGTATATTTATCCTGGAAGCTTTACTGACAGTACCTTGTTTACTGCTAGTTTGAACGCAGCTCATGCTCGCTTCATACAGGAACAGAAAGATGGCACTTTGGAATCTGATCTTAGACTTAACATGAAGAGTGTTCTAGTAGCTCTTGCTACTTCAAAGGCGGCCCCTGATTTGGATATTGGTTTGATTACGGTACCTGAATTTGTATCATTTGCCGGCCAGTCTGTTCGTGGCAGCACAATTATTTTCGTCCCAGTATTCCATGTCTCTATGAGGTCGTGGCAAAAGTTTGGACAGCCTGTGGTTGAATACACTTTTACCAGCTCCATTGGTGGTAGGGTGGATATCGGATGGAACTTGGGATCGGTCACTTTCATCCGTGAAATGTGGGAGAATCATGCACGGGCTCTCGCTCAGAGACAGAAGACTTATTCGATGACGATCAGTGATTCCAAGGttattgctactggtgctgatcTGGATAAGAATCTTAAAGAGGTTGAATTGAACCCTGTATTCAAGTATATTGCAAGAGAACCGCCAGATATCGCAACACCCCAGTTGCGTCAAATGGGTGAAGCCACCCCACCGTTGGAGTGGCTCGGTCTACATCGACAAAAGTTCCCTGGTTTGACTCACCagtttgttattgttgGACTACAATCGCTTGTTCATAATATCGGTAAGTATTTTGTGCATTATGAGATTGCACTATTGGAGTTGAATGAAAACTAA
- the CSF1 gene encoding Csf1p (Protein required for fermentation at low temperature; plays a role in the maturation of secretory proteins; the authentic, non-tagged protein is detected in highly purified mitochondria in high-throughput studies; GO_component: GO:0016021 - integral component of membrane [Evidence IEA]; GO_component: GO:0016020 - membrane [Evidence IEA,IEA]; GO_component: GO:0005739 - mitochondrion [Evidence IDA] [PMID 14576278]; GO_component: GO:0005739 - mitochondrion [Evidence IDA] [PMID 16823961]; GO_function: GO:0003674 - molecular_function [Evidence ND]; GO_process: GO:0006113 - fermentation [Evidence IMP] [PMID 10781556]; GO_process: GO:0051604 - protein maturation [Evidence IMP] [PMID 19433630]), with protein sequence MRVPLVHGVSVACWRRGRRPRRARRSGVAFGGVEMSSVSAQFTTVSILNNHEFSWVFIVDWILALVLTIFMIFYFNRAVGWLVSFLARWYLWRAHHAQLEVQSLQVSLLGGRIFFKNLSYVGTNEAICVLEGSFTWRYWLFYTRESLISGFLKDSHKGGSDCEPQDFLGATSDDGAGSGVSGTTATGASSPPNPSPARSSKNRKYPARLVFDVTGVEWFVFNRTPAYDALLDLAKKGSAVNSDQQEQEKQNQGDLDTNHKQNLQNLQKECSGAENTSGTTGPDSLGTVRSSSSASTSSSSSDQSNLTSYDNMMLRMLPLEIRCHNKGAMVIGNKDTSSLLIFHFESGVCSVDAAPPTSDLDKFKVIYKINTVKPILEMRPNVDYKGPDTVGFPSVSPLSILKSMSWQSVLAHLSRLRRSARKKSKKYKKKSKASANKIRGKSKNRTNPRVGRTTSRKTSFADGFGRFMTHRASTIYQTSSSSSSSEQDEEDDYYYDENYHPDENDDNDNDKEKPWRGLARYNIYYGNDNRDVSDDIPLDQLVDEYAKYSVILDAAEGTIAYHYDIPGKVPDGIVPSTDDPLGNGRLENSPGRDPEWGVDMSFTSCTIHYGPWADRQRVFIQNMLFPRSFTNSTPEPVRMKGQDRLGMEFKLFIEFKEDVIIRIPTREASKNQKFYASYKENPTANSLRAFGWLELKARHLSTMSYTGALVANKQGWNNNFRMDLKAPELRTSVNHGLVFSADRHTIQSTMKSPLQWNGIQEWDFRFNSEKVETFFLREHVSLLTDLITDFASGPPVTYNQFVPFRYTIQWHISDYGIYLNVNDKNIINNPSDFDDNTFVSFQGQSVDIDILIPMEQVSSIKNRVDFKIAVSDNSVSKG encoded by the coding sequence ATGAGGGTACCCCTGGTTCACGGGGTATCGGTCGCATGTTGGAGGAGAGGACGTAGACCCAGGAGAGCAAGAAGGTCAGGAGTCGCGTTTGGCGGTGTCGAGATGAGTTCTGTGTCTGCTCAGTTCACGACGGTGTCGATTCTGAATAACCATGAGTTCAGTTGGGTTTTCATTGTCGACTGGATCCTGGCGCTCGTGCTGACCATATTTATGATCTTCTACTTCAACCGGGCTGTGGGTTGGCTGGTATCTTTTCTGGCCCGTTGGTATTTATGGCGGGCTCATCATGCTCAGCTCGAGGTCCAGTCGCTTCAGGTATCATTGCTTGGTGGCaggatttttttcaaaaatctgTCGTATGTCGGCACGAATGAGGCCATATGTGTATTAGAGGGCAGCTTCACTTGGCGGTATTGGCTGTTTTATACTCGCGAGTCGTTGATCTCGGGCTTTTTAAAGGACAGTCATAAGGGGGGTTCCGATTGCGAGCCTCAGGACTTTCTTGGTGCAACGAGTGACGACGGTGCGGGGTCTGGAGTATCCGGAACAACCGCAACAGGTGCTTCGTCACCCCCAAATCCAAGTCCTGCTCGGTCTTCGAAAAATAGAAAGTATCCAGCAAGACTGGTATTTGACGTCACAGGTGTGGAatggtttgtttttaacCGTACTCCTGCTTATGATGCTCTGCTTGATCTGGCTAAGAAAGGCTCGGCTGTGAACTCGGACCAGCAAGAACAGgagaaacaaaatcaggGTGATTTGGATACGAATCACAAACAAAATTTACAAAATTTACAGAAAGAATGCAGTGGTGCTGAAAATACGTCGGGAACAACGGGGCCTGATAGTCTTGGAACTGTGagatcgtcttcttcagccagtacgtcgtcgtcttcgtcagaCCAGTCTAATTTGACTTCGTACGATAATATGATGTTGCGGATGCTACCGCTTGAAATCCGCTGTCATAATAAAGGTGCCATGGTTATCGGTAATAAAGATACTTCGTCTCTGCTGATTTTCCATTTTGAGTCTGGGGTATGCTCGGTTGATGCTGCCCCGCCAACCTCAGATCTCGATAAGTTCAAAGTCATCTATAAAATCAATACTGTCAAGCCCATTCTTGAAATGCGACCTAATGTTGATTATAAGGGCCCTGATACAGTTGGATTTCCGTCGGTGTCTCCTCTTTCGATTTTGAAGTCGATGAGCTGGCAGTCGGTTCTGGCCCATTTGAGCCGTTTACGACGGTCGGCGAGgaaaaagagcaaaaaatataagaaaaaatcaaaagctTCTGCTAATAAGATTAGGGGTAAGAGCAAAAACAGGACTAACCCAAGAGTCGGTCGAACTACGAGCCGCAAGACCTCGTTTGCCGATGGGTTTGGCAGGTTTATGACCCACCGAGCATCGACTATATATCAgacatcatcatcctcatcttcctcagaacaagacgaagaggatgattattattatgatgAAAACTATCATCCGGACGAGAATGACGATAACGACAATGACAAAGAAAAGCCTTGGAGAGGTTTAGCAAGgtataatatttattacgGAAATGATAACCGAGATGTTTCGGACGACATCCCACTCGACCAGCTGGTTGATGAGTATGCCAAGTATTCAGTTATACTGGATGCTGCCGAGGGCACGATTGCGTACCACTACGATATTCCCGGCAAAGTTCCAGATGGAATAGTGCCTTCTACAGATGATCCCCTGGGAAATGGTAGGCTGGAAAACTCGCCTGGCCGAGATCCTGAATGGGGTGTGGATATGAGCTTTACCTCGTGTACAATTCATTACGGACCATGGGCCGATCGACAGCGAGTGTTTATTCAGAACATGCTGTTCCCAAGGTCGTTCACCAATAGTACTCCTGAGCCAGTGCGGATGAAAGGACAGGATAGACTGGGCATGGaatttaaattatttattgagtTCAAGGAGGATGTGATTATTCGAATCCCCACTCGTGAAGCTAGcaaaaatcaaaagttTTATGCTAGTTATAAGGAAAACCCCACTGCAAACTCGCTACGTGCTTTTGGCTGGTTAGAACTAAAAGCCCGTCACTTATCCACCATGTCCTACACAGGTGCTTTAGTAGCCAATAAACAAGGCTGGAATAATAACTTTCGAATGGATTTGAAGGCGCCTGAATTACGGACAAGTGTTAACCACGGCTTGGTATTCTCGGCTGACCGCCATACTATTCAAAGTACTATGAAATCGCCTTTACAATGGAATGGGATACAGGAATGGGACTTTCGTTTCAACTCAGAAAAAGTAGAGACTTTTTTCCTTCGCGAACATGTTTCATTACTTACCGACTTGATCACTGATTTCGCATCGGGACCACCTGTGACATACAATCAGTTTGTCCCCTTTCGCTATACCATTCAGTGGCATATCTCGGATTATGGCATTTACCTCAACGTCAATGATAAGAACATTATCAACAATCCTTCTGATTTTGACGACAACACATTTGTATCGTTTCAAGGCCAATCTGTAGATATCGACATTCTCATACCTATGGAACAGGTATCATCCATCAAGAATCGAGTAGATTTCAAAATAGCTGTAAGTGATAATTCAGTTTCAAAAGGTTGA